ATAAACACCTAGTTCTCAGCAAAATTCCGCATCCTACAAGGCCGCCATCGCTCCCCGATTACTGGTACTTGAAAGAGGTGGACTCGTTTGCACaaaaataattatgattatgtcataattattgttttaaaataagggttaaatatactttacttctcaaaatttgagctgattttcaatttgacctctaatgttttaatttttacaatgcaccccatcaaagttttttttttaaaaaaacaatttcaatgTGGCCCGTATGTTAACTGTTTCCGTTTTCTTcagtgaaaataataaaaaatattaaattgtccctataattttatttaaaaaataaaaataaaaattgggggtggccgtagccacccctttggccatggtcACCCCTATCTTGCCAGATTAGGGCTGGCCTAGCCACCCCTAAATGGCTAAGAGCCACCCCCATAACTCATGGGGGGTGCCTGACCACCTCCTTTTGCCACTTGGGGGTAGCTCgcgtttgggggtggtttcggccacccccatttagGCCCTTAGGGGatggtcggccaccccccatAAGTCGTGGGGTGGCTCGCCATCCCCAATCCAGtcgtttgggggtggctggccctAGAGCCGGCAATTTGGACACGACCCGCGAATtcaacacgaacacgacacgaagttaacaggtaATGGGTTTAGGGTTATCGGGTTcaggtctacccgattaagacccagATAAAaatcgtgtctggcgggtccaCGGGTCGATCCGCCAGACACGTTTAAGTTAACGGGTCTGGGGTTACCCGCCAGACCCattaacttattttttaaaaaaaaaaaccaccccAAGCGTAAGCCCAAGTGCCCAACCAGCAAGTGCaactaaaaaataagaataagtgATTCAGACATTcagtaaataacaaataaaaagtgaaagtgaaaccctaaaaaatcaaaatttcctAATTCCCTAAACCCGAACTCCCTCCCTCTCAAACATTCACGCTTAGTCGCTTACCCTCGTCCCTCACGGTCACAGCCTCACGAGCTCAGCCCACTACCCCACCAATCGCCAACCACCAGCCCCCCCCACCACCAGCAacgcctctctccctctccggcgGACCGACACTCCCTCTCGGCTCTATCTCCCCTGCATCCGCTAGCTCCCCCCCCACCCAAACCGGCGATCGGTCACCACTCACTGCCTAAGGGTGGAGAACATCCATGCTTCTCTGTATTTTGGTCTTTCCTGCCCATTCTTGtccatttaatttttgattttatttaattccTTGTAGATCTAATGCTCAAGCAGCTCAACAAAACAAGCATGTCAGTTGCTCAAATGGCTTTTCTTAGTTTTCTGCATATTTTTTCGGGCCAGGTCGAATTACCTGTTTAACGCATgtgtcgtgtcgggtcgtgtttACCCGATCTTACCCGGTAatgttaaacgggtcgtgtcgggttactcGGGTATTttccgtgttataatcgtgtcaaacccgttAACCCGATTAGCTAAtcgggtcgtgttcgtgtcttgggtaatcgggtcgcgggtcttaatcgggtctacccgattaccaGAATTGCCACCCCTAGCTGGCCCTTGACTATTTGGGAGTGATCGAAATCACCCACATTTGGCCTCTtaggggtggtcagccacccccatgggccataGAGGTGGCATGCCACCCCCAATTAGactagatgggggtggccagtccacccccatggccaaaggggggtGGCCAACTACCCctaaatggccaaaggggtggctatggcctcccttattattattattttttttaattttaatttgatttggggtcattttttaaatttgttaaaatacatgggacaattttgaaaatttaagacaaaaaaaaaaaaaaaaaaaaaaacgtgccTAGCACGTGACCAATTTTTgattaaattggacggaaaatTGTTAACGGATGGGccacattgaaaatttttgaaactttgatggagtacattgtaaaaattgaaacattagagttCAAATTACAAATCGGCTCAAACTTTGAGAGattaaagtgtaatttttccttaaaataattataagggCAGTAGTACAAAAATTGACTTATAAAATTGTTCCAGTAACAACATGACGGAATCCATCATCAAAGCTCCTTGTTGAGGTTATAAatcttgatttgatttaattgtgTTACATTTAGTACAATAGAATGGTAATTctttaaaataagaaatgagTATTATTAAGAATATGAAAAACTGGAATGGAATTACCATCTGTATTCTTTTGTCTGACGACAAGTCGACAACACAAGAatgaccaaattttttaaattaaaattgaatcatatttttcccaaatttcctaaaatatctagctcaaaaagttgtttctccaaaaattcataattttttttatgggcaacaaattaaaaataatctCCACATATGGTTAGCCACCACAATTAGAAGCCCTGGAGCCCTTGATGGTTCTACTTGGGgtgagaaataaaaaatgaaagggtTTTGTGGAAAAACTTATTCCCCTCGTGGCTATTCCTCTCCTTTTGTGAAAGACTATTCATATGAAATGGTTATTCTCAAAGAATAATAAACAAACTAAACGTCAGAATATCTATTATATTTTTGAACCTATTCTTATGTAATGTGTACCAAACATGAATCTTACCACCAAAGAGTAATAGATAATGGGGTATGAAACCCcattccattatatatataaaagatagggaaaatacactttactctTCTgaattatctatttatttgtacttttaaccCAAATGTTTACCCACCCCAAAAGTATCTGACATTAACACTTGACCCTATGAAAAACACTTTACCTctaaagtattttgagttgacacttgaccccctcgaagtaactaagttttggggggtaaagtgttaaCTCAGGAGGATAAAGtgtcaatttaaaatatttcagaGGGTATTTCATAGGGTCAAGTGTGAATGTCAAATACTTTGGAGGGGtaaagtatcactttttaaacattgggattaaaagtgcaaatgagttgATAGTTAGGgaataaagtgtattttctcctaaaagataaacaagaactacaaacaaaatatagaaactaaacaatatgaaaattattaaCTCAATCCATaatgttgttttattgttttgtttttttgagtgAAAATGCCTTGTTACTTGAAAATACTATATTgtctttaaaattaaaaatacgttttttttttctctcaaaattattaatacaaaaattcaaaacataatacattttttaaatacaagTGGATgctaccaataaaaaaaaaaattgttttttgtatctcattaaaactatatatatttttcaaatcaaaaccaaaaaaaaaaaaaaaaaaaaaaaactctatcattttactattattgataGAGCCATGATGAATACGCCTACAACTTAGAGTCCACAACAACTACAGCCCAAGAAGGGTCTACGGACCATCTTACTAAAGCCTAAGAAGGGCCCAAGAGAACTTATAATGGGCTCGGTATACATACATTTTTTACATTTAAGATCGAGGCTCATTCTTGGATAAGGATAAGGGCTCGGTACTCTTTTTAAAAgaaactctttttaaaaatgtttttttttttttagagaataaaaacaaaaacgcGTATAAAAAAAACAAGCTGTAAAAAACGCGTAAAAATTGACGGCGTTAGGGTTAACGAACCGTCATAGCTCGGACCACTATATATACGGAGACCTCAGTGCCAAGTTATCTATTTGGTTATTGCTTTCTGAAAATTTGTTCGTTTTGTTTCTGCGCTAGCAAACCCTAATAATCTGCTTCTTGTTCTTGATCTGATTCACGAAGACTGTTTGGGGCTTGTTCTTGATCTGATTCACGAAGACTGTTTGGGGCTTGTTCTTGATCTGATTCACAAAGACCGTTTTGGGCATGTCCTTGATCTGATTCACAAAGACTGTTTAGGGCTTGTCCTTGATCTGATTCACAAAGACTGTTTAGGGCTTGTCCTTGATCTGATTAACGTAGACTGTTTAGGGCTTGTCCTTGATCTGATTCACGAAGACTGTTTAGGGCTTGTCCTTGATCTGATTCACAAAGACTGTTTAGGGCTTGTTCTTGATCTGGTACGCCATGGCGGTGTACTATAGGTACAACAGTGAAAGACTTTTCGATTCTATTGCCATAAATGTGCCATTCATCTCAGTGGGtaattttaaagaaagaatttttgaaTCCAAGCGCTTTGGTAGGGGTAAAGATTTCGATCTTGTGGTCACGAATGCCAACTCTAACGAAGGTTTGTTCTgaattttaaagattaattaattgaatgcCGTTTTCTAATATTTCCAACAAGATTAGGGTTTTAGGCGGTGTCTTGAgaggattgtgatttttagAGATTAGGGTTTCAGGCGgtgagattattttttttatttgggatttaaaaaaaaaaaaaaaagaatcgtTTCCCCTAAAAAGAAATAATCGTTAAGGGGTTTGGGTTGGGTTGCATCGTTACGATTCCAATGGAAATGGGCTACCATTTGCCCTGGCGTTGACAAAATAAAGAACTTTATATTGGTGAATTTACGAATGCCAtggaattgaaagaaatttggtTCAAAATTTGATGTGGTGCAATTTGTGTGGGGATCGGTTGTGAGATCGATACTGGGGAGGTGTGGAATCGTTAGGCATACGAGTGGGGAGAATAGGGTCTTCTTGTATTTGATAActtgtttggttttttaatgaACTAATGTGTTTTACAGTATTTAATAGACAATCCGTTTCTCTGTTTTGGAATTTTCAGAGTATCTTGATGAAGCAATGCTGATTCCTAAAAATAGCTCAGTTTTAATTCGTCGAGTTCCTGGATGGCCACGCATGCCCATTGTTGCCGACCAAGTGTACTATCTCTAACCTTTAATTTCGTGATTGCCTAGTTGAATTTGTTTCAGTTTAGTCGTTTAATGGAGTGAACATTTATGGAAATTGAGCGTAGCAGCACACAAACATGGTGATATGGACAATCATTGTCACTTTATCTTTTCAAACCCATATCACGGTGGTTATTTGTGCATAAATagatttcttccttttgttGTGGAGCAAATATACTTAAAGTTTGGTTTTGGGCTCCTTTGTTTTGCAGGCTGATGGTGGAAAATAAGAAGGTCAATTCTGAACCAGAAAAGAGTAGCTTTTCAGCTACTGATGCTTCTGCCATGAAATATGTAAGCTTAGCCTTCGTAATTGTCCCTTGGATTCAGTATCTTATGGAACTCTGACGTTTGCCTTAGATGTATGCATTCAAGTAATAATGTGTTTCATTTGACTTTACAGCCTGAATACTCGGAGTGGGATGACTTTGGGGATGATGTGTATGCAATTCCTGAAGTTCCACCTGTTCAGTCAAGCAATCCAACTGCGGGAACTCCCCCTACTAATATAGCTGATGAGGAAAGCAAGATTAAAGCTAATCTTGTATTCAATTGCAGTCAAGGTCCTGATGGTTTTGGCCTTAGCAGAGGATTTGGAAGGGGTATAGGTGGTCGAGCAGGATTTGAGTGGAAAACACCGCCACAGGGCTATGTTTGTCACAGGTGCAAGGTGCCTGGTATGttcattttttaatgattttttttttcttcaaatgtttTCTCTTCCTCATCTTGTTGCTGGtgaggggggagagagagaattgcTTGCTCTAACGTTTATTTTTGTagccaaaacaaaaatgaaaaatagtgcTCACTGTGTGGAACTTTTTGTCTTCAGGGCACTTTATTCAGCACTGCCCTACAAATGGTGATCCAAAGTTTGACATTAAAAGGGTGAAGCCACCAACTGGTATACCAAAGTCCATGCTAATGGCTACTCCAGATGGCTCATACGTGTTGTCAAGTGGTGCAGTAGCTGTTTTGAATCCAAACGAGTAAGCTGATACCATTATTATTGTTGCGTATATATCTTATAGACTATCTAGATTTAGTCTAGAAAATTGATTATAATTGTTAATTGAAAAAAACAGGGCTGCTTTTGAGAAAGAAATGGAAGGGTTACAATCCACATGTTCTGTTGGTGAGCTACCACCTGAGCTCCACTGCCGGTTGTGCAAGGAAGTAATGAAAGATGCTGTACTGACGAGCAAGTGTTGTTTTGAGAGCTTCTGTGATAAATGTAAGTTGtgatgttttaagttttaaaatgtGAACTTTCTGCCCAATTTCGATGTTATATAGAATCTTAACTTTAATAGTATGGTTTCATGAGCTTTTCTTCATCCATCGGTAAATGTTTTATTCTCAAGCTCatatgtttataaaattttgctCAGGTATCAGGAACCACATAATCTCAAAGACAATGTGTGtatgtgggaaaaaaaatattcttgcTGATGATCTTCTGCCAAATAAAACGCTCAGGCATACAATCAACCGTATATTGGATGGTGGTACCAGTAGTTCTGAAAATGCTGGAAGTGCTTTTCCAGTTCGAGGTTTGTATTTTAGTAACATGACTGTTATAGTGATCATAACTATGTGCCATAATACATCTTATTAACAacattttgacttaaaattcAGATATGGAATCTGCTCATTGTCTGCTGCCCAAAGTTCCTTCCCCAACTTTATCTGTTGCATCAAAGGGTGAACAAAAGCCATCACCTGTTAATGAAGAAAAAACCCCGAAGATACAGGAAACTAGAGATGAGGGACAGGCTACTATTTCCCCTCTGCGTACTGCAAAGAGGAGGAGGACTGAAAAAGCAGCTGACATTTCTGAATTTACGCATGAATCAGTGAGTGTGAGGGAACCAACAACATCACTGGGGAGTGTTCCCTTGGCCAAGGAAGAAGTGCACCAGAAGGTGGCTACAAGTGAGGCTGGTAAAGTTTTGTTCTGTTGTATTTTGAatctatttctttttcctccttccTCCCAACACTTATTGACTCCATATCCTATTTTTTAGTTATGTTTGTTGTTGCATTAGGAGCTGCATGGATAGTTGTCATAACAGAGACTGAAACCATATAAACACTATTAAAAGAAGTGTCCTACAATCTATTACTATTACTATATTGTATATTATATCTGTTGGTTGTGAGGACTGGGTTTCTTTTAGTGGCTCTGGTTATGAATATGCTTAATTTTGAAAACCGTAATGTGGCGGGTGCATCCCTTATGTTTTTAAGATAATTTATTCTAGTTTTGAATGCCTTTGTAGATTTGCAGTGGAAAACCTCTCAAGACCTTGCAGCTGAGAACAACAATTTGATGCCTTCTGGTTCCTCTGCCTTTAATCCGTACTGGACTGGCATGCAACCTGGTATGGATGGGTGTCTGGCACCATATCCTGGTGCTATGCCCTACATGGCTTATGGAATGCATCCTTATGACATGCCTTTTGGCGCACAAGGCTATATGTTCCCTCCTATTCCACCACCTCAAAGGTATGTGTTTGTAGCATCGTTTGAACCATAAAATTGCCGTTTTTTTATATGACTAATTAGGTTAATTTCTTTATCTTGACAGGGCGTTTTCCAAAGATTGGGAGTTTGATAAGTTAGCGAACCGTGATGCCGATGTTGATtcaatgaaattgaaatatGTATGTCTTTTGTATTGCCCTAATGTTGTTCCTTTGCCctgtttatttttctaccaaggaAGAGAgattgttttattattgttgttaagATTAAATAATGGATATTTTAGAAGTACTAGTTCAttcttctttaatatatatatttttagtgaTGCTCCATCTAATTATGGAGTTATCATGGAAGACGGTGCAAcatcatttcaaattttggttTCTCTATCTATGGCAATTAAATGTATATCTAAAGTGGATGAAAGAAAAGTGGGAGAATATGCAAGCCAAGTTCATGGCAGCATGTTTTTGGTCCTATTGCCTTCTAATTCCACTGGCGAATTCATTTCAAGCTATCCTTCGAGGAATCAACATCAATGTCCAATcatgtttttcaattttgggAAGACAACAAATAGTTCATTTGAATccgattgaaaaaaaaaaaaaaaaaaaaaatcatttttgccTAATTATTAGGCATTAAAAATTATCTTACCCACACAATTCACACCTTCTGGGATTTTAAGCCCTAAGATATGAAGACATGATTGGATATggataaaagtgaaaaatttcggaaaggacataaatttctccCAAACTAGTTCggaagaaatttcttccaacttaCTTCAATAAGCGACAAGTGTTATCTCTTACATATTTTAGGacagttttcctccaaactaggttggagaaattttcttcaatcccgtcaataaaaatgacatttttccgTTTTGTAATATGTAAGATACacgagtttttaatattatttatttcaactttgtctctgctattaaaaaaatatgtgcatctcatatcTTCAAATggcacatgtcatttttataaactgagtTGAAGGAAGTTTCTCtaacccagtttggagaaaaactctatcccataatttatttaatatttaaaacaatCATTTATTATCATTCTACTAACTTAagaacctaaacattaatttttgaaaaactcaaagatgttgaatgacacttgtcacttattgaaataggctggaagaaattttttttagattggttcggaggaaatttctatcatttcGGAAATTAACTAGTTTCAGTTGcagtaatatttttcaaagaatgatcctattaaaaaataaatatcatttttttatttattttttattttttatgttgcatcaaaatactttataaaaaaataatttattgttgATGAATTAGAGCCAAGGGAATTGTGTCTGATATGGTTTATTCCATTGGTGTAGAAACAATCCCACCACCATCGTGCAGCTAAGAGAAAATCGGAGCACTATGCGGACGGAGAAGTGAGCAAGAAGAGAACAAAGACAGCCAGTGCTTCTGTGCATTCCACGTTTCATCGGCCCAGCCCATTAGTTTGTGCACAAATTTCGACCTGAGGAGGCCCAAACTAAATGGAAGGGGCCTTACCTTTTTCGGCCCAATGAGAAGAGGATTAGtctagtttcatttttttttttttttttgagcaaaaatTATGATTGTAAATGAAATCACATTGTAAGAAAAATTGAGAAGAAAGTGAATGAAGTGATTGTTTCCTCTAGCACAATGATTTCATATCCTTTATTGCATTCgactaaaaattttaattgattttgaaattgtcAAATCAAAATAAGAACTAAAGAAGGTTTATATTTTGagttgggtatatatatatatatccctcctttattattattattattattttttttttaaaaaaaaaggagactaGGTCATGTACAGCCACGATGGCTAGTGAGGCAACCATGGCGAGCACTACTCAAccatctttattttaatttttaaaatttttataagagaTTAAGAGTaacatatttgtatttttattatttatttaacagAAAAATAGATGTAAATCCCAGATTTAAAATCATCGTGAAttcactttttaattaaaaaaaaaaaaaaaattgaaaactagggtctaaaaatcaaaattggatAAAATATTGGGAtgttccattatttttttccttaaaatataatgagttattatatatatatatatatatgaattttgaatcttttatcttatatttttaaacatatagTAAATTTTGCAAAGAAATAAAAGTTTATTAGTTTACATAACGGAATATCATGcaataagattgaattttgttcctttttattttaaaggtGAAATATCGTGCAATTCTTTTTCTAAGCTAAGCAAGCATTCTTCGGTTAGTAAAGCAACAtcataaatatttttgacaaatgTCATAAGATTTTCCagcaaatttcaaaacaaaatatcaaGTGCTATAAAAGATTCATATAGGAGCATGCAAACTGGGAAATAAATTCATATACCcaaatcctttttattttttggacaagGTCACAATTATCGTTCGTAGTATAACCGAGCTTGAAGAACGCttcaaaacaaaagcattaacaaacattctataatacaaaatattcaaaattatttttacttttatgtcgcAACATAACattttttcacacaaaaaaaataaaaataaaaaaccaaaaagcacTCTCTAAAAAGCATGGAGTTCATTGCATTCACAAATTCAGTAGGAAGCAAGTCTAGCGTTCTGACAAGCAAAATCTTCCATTGTAATGTAATAATTTTTGAATCATCCACGTGATAAATATGGAAGTTTCTATATGTAGTAtctaaagatatatatatatttctttcagCTAGGTAGAACTTATGCAAGTACTTAACATAAGAAAATCCAAAATCCAGTGCTGATCCCCTCCTGCAGCCACCTTTCCTAGCAATACTCTCCAAATGAAGTGATCTAACCCACAATGACAGTCATTTAATGTTTACctggaaaaaaagaacataaagaGCAGTTTCAACGATAAACATATATCAAGAACCAAAGGATCTCATACATAATGTTACATGTCCTCCTTGTGTTAGGCAAaattaatgtggcttttaaaatcatgattgaatttgtgataaatcactattaaattttaatttaatggtgattttaaaagccacatcgtTTTTTGAGggacacaaaaatgacatttagCATTACTTCTTTCACATAATAGACACTGCAAAATGGAAAATCATGAAATAGGAAACAGATTTTCTTGAGGCTTCACAATAACAGGATCGGCTCATTTGCTTAACCCTGACATTTGAAGGCAAGAAGTAAACCTTCAAATCAACATAGACACTTCATACTGGAAAATCATGAAATAGGAAAAAGATTTCTCCAGGGCTTCACAATAACAGGATCAGTTCTTTTGACTACACCAGACATTTGAGGGCAAGAAGTAAACcttcaaatcaactaaaatagACAACATATTGTCCTAACCACATGAagtcaattaaaaaaactaaagcaCTATTTATATCCTCAATCCCTGTTTCTCCTCTCATCACTATAGCACTTTTAACTCTGAAGAAAAGCAGTTCCTCTGGGAGTATCACACCAAAACAATTTATGGAATCCTCTCATCAATCCTCAATCAGCATTAATTGTAACTAGCTCAGAGgcatattaattatatttatactcATCCTGTTTCTGACATCCACTTCAACATCCTTAAATCATGCTCATTATACAGACATCTGATTCCTTAACCACCTGAAACTGACACAAAAATCCTAATTGTGCTCCTTCACCGCATCCATCCTACTCTTTATACATGAAAGCATCTTTGTGGATGCCCTACCTTGCCAAGAAACAAACCCCCCCACCCAACGGAATATCCAATCACAATGAAGCATAGAATAgttaaattcaaaatattaaaatcattcTTTAGAGCCTTGTACCTGCAAGTACATGTAACTTTCATAGTGCCATATTAGAAGATTACTTTCAGAGAACACCTTTTCCTTTGACAAACTTaacatataattaaatattgagGGTCGCTGCACCAACTTAATTCCAAGCTTAAAACTCAAATGAAGCATCATATAATACACAAAGTATTATAACCGCTAAACAAAGCCACGATCTTGTCTAAACATATAACTCGGCACCACCAGTTGGTCCTAAGGACAAAAATTGAGGGGAGACACATGCCCAAACCATTGAAGCACTTAAGTTTCACGCTTTTGTGGTGTTTTCTTCAAAAAGAATTCATTTTAAAAGCAAACCAACTTGAAATAGGATGAGTGCAAGATTTAGATTGTGGAAAGTTTGCACAAGGTCTCAATACTCTGTTTCTTTGGACAGCTGCAATTTTTTCTCCTTTGCTGCTTTATTTATTGTGATTTccttggtcttttttttttttttttctctagtaTAGTTCATGTATGCTTGAGGGCACTTTATGTTCttaatgatatcttgattacttataaaatttaaaaaagaaaaagagtttgcACAAGGTCTTCAGGTTCAAAAAAGTCCCAGTTATGTTCTTTTTGGTTCCCACCAGTTTAGAATTTATATGCAAAAACTGAAAGCCTACTAAAGTAATCATGATCAATAAAGTTATAAGATTCTTGGTAAAGATATACTTATTTctgatcctttttcttttaaagatgTCACATACCCCAGGTGATAAAGTACAACAGCATTAGTATTTAGCAGGCTTTGATTTGCCCCATTTTAACTCTCTCAGATCCCCTATCCCCATACCATGTAATGATGTTCTATGATTTgtgagaaaatcagaaaaataacCTATTTATTTTCGAGGACCGTTAACTTAAGACAGAtacaaaccaaatcaaaatttattataGTTGGGGGCCAGCATATTGCTCCTTCTGGAATGCTTTTCCTCAACTGTCAATAAACTATAAAACAGAATAAATCCATAAACAGTGATCTATTTTACGTGTAAAAGTATGCCAGTTGCCAATGAGCTCAAGCTCAAATgacacctcctcctcctcctccccatAAAAGTACACGGCAGAGGGTGTGGTTGGGGCTTCAAAACCCATCAGGTGCACGTTTCACTTACCATCAAAAAACAATATGCCAGTCCTATTGCTAAACCAATATCCTGCAAAGCACCTAGCTGATGAGGCATCTACAATATGTAgtaaaataaaccaaataagGAGATAAGGAgataattatatcatataaaaacTGTATGAATCTTCAAATAAAGCATAACATATTTTAGGAAAGATAATAGTAAGAAAATTATAGGCATACACTAAATGATTCTAATCTGCATCTCTTATTAAACTTGCCCTGAGAATATACTCTCAAATAATAAGAGCTCTACTGGTCCACTATACATCTATGAATTGACATTCCATAGCATCTGGCCATTATACTTTTGATCGTACAAAAGCTGGATTGCACGATCAAATTCGCAAACAGGTCTGCCTAGTTAAGTTAAGCTAAACAAACAATATCCACTTACAGAGTTTCAAATCAACGCAAAAATAAACGAGGTTTAAATCACATATGTA
Above is a genomic segment from Corylus avellana chromosome ca9, CavTom2PMs-1.0 containing:
- the LOC132191887 gene encoding E3 ubiquitin ligase PQT3-like isoform X1; translated protein: MAVYYRYNSERLFDSIAINVPFISVGNFKERIFESKRFGRGKDFDLVVTNANSNEEYLDEAMLIPKNSSVLIRRVPGWPRMPIVADQVLMVENKKVNSEPEKSSFSATDASAMKYPEYSEWDDFGDDVYAIPEVPPVQSSNPTAGTPPTNIADEESKIKANLVFNCSQGPDGFGLSRGFGRGIGGRAGFEWKTPPQGYVCHRCKVPGHFIQHCPTNGDPKFDIKRVKPPTGIPKSMLMATPDGSYVLSSGAVAVLNPNEAAFEKEMEGLQSTCSVGELPPELHCRLCKEVMKDAVLTSKCCFESFCDKCIRNHIISKTMCVCGKKNILADDLLPNKTLRHTINRILDGGTSSSENAGSAFPVRDMESAHCLLPKVPSPTLSVASKGEQKPSPVNEEKTPKIQETRDEGQATISPLRTAKRRRTEKAADISEFTHESVSVREPTTSLGSVPLAKEEVHQKVATSEADLQWKTSQDLAAENNNLMPSGSSAFNPYWTGMQPGMDGCLAPYPGAMPYMAYGMHPYDMPFGAQGYMFPPIPPPQRAFSKDWEFDKLANRDADVDSMKLKYVCLLYCPNVVPLPCLFFYQGREIVLLLLLRLNNGYFRSTSSFFFNIYIFSDAPSNYGVIMEDGATSFQILVSLSMAIKCISKVDERKVGEYASQVHGSMFLVLLPSNSTGEFISSYPSRNQHQCPIMFFNFGKTTNSSFESD
- the LOC132191887 gene encoding E3 ubiquitin ligase PQT3-like isoform X2 produces the protein MAVYYRYNSERLFDSIAINVPFISVGNFKERIFESKRFGRGKDFDLVVTNANSNEEYLDEAMLIPKNSSVLIRRVPGWPRMPIVADQVLMVENKKVNSEPEKSSFSATDASAMKYPEYSEWDDFGDDVYAIPEVPPVQSSNPTAGTPPTNIADEESKIKANLVFNCSQGPDGFGLSRGFGRGIGGRAGFEWKTPPQGYVCHRCKVPGHFIQHCPTNGDPKFDIKRVKPPTGIPKSMLMATPDGSYVLSSGAVAVLNPNEAAFEKEMEGLQSTCSVGELPPELHCRLCKEVMKDAVLTSKCCFESFCDKCIRNHIISKTMCVCGKKNILADDLLPNKTLRHTINRILDGGTSSSENAGSAFPVRDMESAHCLLPKVPSPTLSVASKGEQKPSPVNEEKTPKIQETRDEGQATISPLRTAKRRRTEKAADISEFTHESVSVREPTTSLGSVPLAKEEVHQKVATSEADLQWKTSQDLAAENNNLMPSGSSAFNPYWTGMQPGMDGCLAPYPGAMPYMAYGMHPYDMPFGAQGYMFPPIPPPQRAFSKDWEFDKLANRDADVDSMKLKYKQSHHHRAAKRKSEHYADGEVSKKRTKTASASVHSTFHRPSPLVCAQIST